In Leptospira perdikensis, the genomic window ATTTCCCTTTCCCACAGATTGTATACATGCACAGGAAATTTCAATCAAAAGGTTTCTGCAAAATACGCCGATGATGATAAAAGACAGTATGAAAAAATTACTATTGATTCTATTCGTTTTAGGGATGGCTGCGGCACCCCTTGTTTCGCAAGAGGAAACTTCGGAAGAATCACCCTTTGCATCGACTAAAAAGAAAGTCCAACTCTGGAAAGGGGAAGTGGTTGGTGTTTATAAAAATAGATTGTGGATCAAAGTTCGAATCTATCGCAACCAACGAATATCCAAACTCTCTTTGAACGAAATTAAATCTTTATTTGCTGATACAAAAGAATTTCCTGTGTATCAAAAACTTACGAATCTTAAACAAGGAATCCTCGTGGTTCGAGATACTGTTTGGGAAGAAAAAAATATTAACAAAAACAATCAATTCATAGAAGTAGTGTTAGTCGGTGATTATAAACCAGATCTCAGTTCCAAAATGAAAGAGATCACAACAGATGCTTACATTTCTAGTTATATTGAAGAAGATTTTTTTACCGAACCAGATGCCTTTTTTAAAGGAAGATACACTCCTCCTAGAAAAACGGTATTTCATCCTAAAGATAGAAAAGAAATGGTCCTTATCACACGCGGACTTTTTTTATACGGTCAAGGTACAGATCCTTCGAGTGACAGTTTTAATCCCTACTTTTTAGAACCAAAACCTTCGAATCTAAAAGAGATTCCTTCCTTTTATATTGATAAATTTGAAGTCACTAACGCAGAATATGCTTACTTTTTAAAACAAACCAATACCCAGAGCCCTCCACATTGGATTGGGGGGAAATACCCTGAAGGAGAAGGCGATTTTCCTGTGGTTCATCTTACATATCGGGAAGTGGAACGTTATGCGAGTTGGGTGGGGAAACGAATTCCGACTGAATGGGAATGGGAAAAAGCAGCTCGGGGTCCAGGAGTGATTGAGTTTACCAATCGGGATGAAACCTTGGGATACCAAATCATTGCTACTAAATATCCTTTTGGCGATGAATACGACTCTTTGTATTGTAATACGAGGGAATCAAAAATAGGAAAGGCACAATCTGTTCATGTGCTCTCCACAGAAGGGGAAAGTCCTTATGGAGCCATTGGAATGTGTGGAAATGCTCCAGAATGGACTTCCAGTGACTATCAGTTGTATCCAGGGCATCATATTAAAAACTTTTCTTTTGGGAAAATTTACAAAGTAGTTCGAGGAGGTTCGTATTCAGACTCTGCGAAAAACTCAACAGCAACTGCTAGATCTTATGGAGGGATTCCTAACCTATCCGAAGATAGGCGAGCAGGATTTCGATTGGTGATGGACTACCGAGATTAAATTACTTAC contains:
- a CDS encoding formylglycine-generating enzyme family protein; its protein translation is MKKLLLILFVLGMAAAPLVSQEETSEESPFASTKKKVQLWKGEVVGVYKNRLWIKVRIYRNQRISKLSLNEIKSLFADTKEFPVYQKLTNLKQGILVVRDTVWEEKNINKNNQFIEVVLVGDYKPDLSSKMKEITTDAYISSYIEEDFFTEPDAFFKGRYTPPRKTVFHPKDRKEMVLITRGLFLYGQGTDPSSDSFNPYFLEPKPSNLKEIPSFYIDKFEVTNAEYAYFLKQTNTQSPPHWIGGKYPEGEGDFPVVHLTYREVERYASWVGKRIPTEWEWEKAARGPGVIEFTNRDETLGYQIIATKYPFGDEYDSLYCNTRESKIGKAQSVHVLSTEGESPYGAIGMCGNAPEWTSSDYQLYPGHHIKNFSFGKIYKVVRGGSYSDSAKNSTATARSYGGIPNLSEDRRAGFRLVMDYRD